AGTTCAAACTACAAAAATAGTGCGCAAACCATCCTTCTCTTCTAAATAACCTCCCTTCGGAGGATCTCGGAAAAATTCATAAGTTCACTCACGAACGAAACAACAACTCGACAAAAACATTGGGTACATATTGGCAACCCCGTGACGATGACCTTCGTTTTGCATAATACATAGATCCAGCCGATACAATTGTACGCCTCCCGACGTCAAACGTGCTTGGTGCAGCATTTTATTCGCGACGATCGACGAGTGACTGTCCAGTgtgatatcattttaaaataactatattacctTTAAGAACAACTATGACGCCATCGGAAAAACTTCGCGTGGCGTGAACATATTTCTCCCCGGTGAACTATGGTTCATGTTGGATAGGTAGCATTGCTAGTTTCATAATTGGCTGCTTCATAGTGCTGCCCCTTGTTTTGATAGTAGCCACTCGGACCAGTCCATCAGCTCCCTGTTGTGGCTGAATTATCTTACCTATGTGCCAGTCCAGGAGTGATTGGTGGTCTTCCTTTAGTATAGCCAAATTTCCTAATTTGAAATTAACCATGGGTCTTGAACATTTGGGTCATTTCTGCAGAAATTTAACATAATCACGGCGCCAGCGCAGCCAAAATTGCTGAAACATTCTTTGAACCAAGTCCCATCTTCGTCTTGGACAATTTATTGTCGGTTCATTGAGCAGGGTTGGCTCCGGGAAAGTCGTTAACTGATGTCCAATTAGAAAGTATCCTGGTGTCAATGCCTCCAGGCTGTCAGGATCATCGGAATCAGCCATTACGGGCCTTGAATTCAGCACCGCTTCAATTTGCACTAGTACTGTGTGTAGCTCCTCAAAATTAAGTATACTCTCTCCATCATACTCTGCATCGGCGTAGAtgatattttgttgatttaacTCCGGCTTCCCATAGGCCTCCAAAATGGGAGTATGAGGAAGAATAAATCGCCAGTCTATCCCTTCTTGGTGTGAATATTCTAATATCCCTTTCCTTAGAGAATTATTGTTTAGGAACTCACCCAATATTATGTGGCTCCGATAAAATTTATCCCATTGTTGGAATGGATTTGAATCTGCTTTCCCCTGCGAGATATGAATCTGCACAATTCCCCAAGGAAGGTAACGCTAGTGAGGTCTGATACCAATTCTAGGTGAATGGCATGAGTGCTAAAGCAAACGAAAAATGCCACGTATGCCTTGGTGTTGACCCTGCTCCTTGTTCCTCCATGCCTTATAGATATTGGACCAGCGTAATCTAAGCCTGTGACATGAAATGCTGGGGATGGGTTCACCCTGGCGTCTGGAAGGTTCCCATCAATAAAATCGTTTCTATGATTTTCCATCTGTAGCACTGCATGTCGCACGCTGAATATCCAATATCACCACTAGAGTGAAGCAAATAGGTGTTGGGGTCCAACGTGCATCAATTGTCGATgctcgtaatcgattagcagtCTTGTGAGTGTATCATCGGCATTGAGTATAATGGGGTGACGTTCATCATAACTCACATGCGCATGCTGTAACCGGCCGCCAACTCGCAGGATTCCAGCTGCATCAATGAATGGGGTCAGAGACCTAAGCTTGCTGCTGGCTCGGATATGTTGACCTCGAGCTAAAAGGTTAATTTCTTCCGGAAAATGCCACTTCTGAGCCTGTTTTAGAAGTACACATGGATTCGTCTTTCGCACGGCAATTGTACTTAAATCGCAAGCAATATGCGATTATTCGTTGTAGCTTCTCCAATCGGTTATAAAACATTGCCAGGTTGAGCTCTGTAGATACCTTTAAGGAGATGGTGATCTGAGATCTGCACTTAGGGATCTCTGATTTCGGCATGGCAACTTCAGCGTTAGGCCATTGCTGTTCG
This portion of the Acyrthosiphon pisum isolate AL4f chromosome A1, pea_aphid_22Mar2018_4r6ur, whole genome shotgun sequence genome encodes:
- the LOC103307788 gene encoding uncharacterized protein LOC103307788; translated protein: MENHRNDFIDGNLPDARVNPSPAFHVTGLDYAGPISIRHGGTRSRVNTKAYVAFFVCFSTHAIHLELGKADSNPFQQWDKFYRSHIILGEFLNNNSLRKGILEYSHQEGIDWRFILPHTPILEAYGKPELNQQNIIYADAEYDGESILNFEELHTVLVQIEAVLNSRPVMADSDDPDSLEALTPGYFLIGHQLTTFPEPTLLNEPTINCPRRRWDLVQRMFQQFWLRWRRNLAILKEDHQSLLDWHIGKIIQPQQGADGLVRVATIKTRGSTMKQPIMKLAMLPIQHEP